The DNA segment TAAATCTTTACGAGCTTTTATCCATTCATCTTGCTTAACAATAGTATGGTTTTTCGAGAGGTCTTTATCTTTTTTTTCAGTTCTGTTTTCATGCTCATTTATGGACATTGGAAATAAATATAACCGCTGTTATTTAAATATTTAAATAACTGTACAACTCATTTATTATAGTAATGGCGCCTTCGGTTTGGAAAGTACTATCTGAGGACAGTAGAAGACAAATATTACTACTGTTGAGAGAACGGGATATGTATCCAACTGAGATTGCCAAGTATTTTGATACTACATTGGCTGCAGTTTCTACTAATCTAAGAATTTTAAAGGATGCTGATTTGATACAAGAAACCAGAGAAGGGCAAAAAAAACGATATTCAATTAATCCTAAAACTTCAATGGAAATAAAGGATTTTTTTGATAAGATGTGGGGTCATAGTCTCAATGATCTTAAGGAGTTTGTTGAGGAGACAAGTAACAAAGAAAAGAATCATGGAATTAGAAAGAAATGAAAGAAAAAGATTATGATGCAATTAGAAAAGAAATAGTAATCAATGCCTCAGTAGATAAAGTATATTCAGCTCTAATTGATCCCGAGCTATTAACTCAGTGGTTTCCCAACATAGCGACCATAGAACCATGGGCTGGAGGAAAAGTATTTTTTAGATTTTCAAA comes from the Candidatus Nitrosocosmicus arcticus genome and includes:
- a CDS encoding metalloregulator ArsR/SmtB family transcription factor; its protein translation is MAPSVWKVLSEDSRRQILLLLRERDMYPTEIAKYFDTTLAAVSTNLRILKDADLIQETREGQKKRYSINPKTSMEIKDFFDKMWGHSLNDLKEFVEETSNKEKNHGIRKK